From the genome of Triticum aestivum cultivar Chinese Spring chromosome 3B, IWGSC CS RefSeq v2.1, whole genome shotgun sequence, one region includes:
- the LOC123069736 gene encoding uncharacterized protein isoform X5, translating into MKCHFRPAPGLMPDKFPQFSLDKSNSTGSPARQVLLAAMPASWPIEEIMAISCRFFCTWWCRLGSGDILVQLYINNSAMTERSSVQNIYAEGGSKIVVEQVKEFSTLASVVHHLLTSSIEVSPPLAAHTDRAVEHLLK; encoded by the exons ATGAAATGCCACTTCCGACCAGCACCTGGCCTGATGCC GGACAAGTTCCCTCAGTTTTCTCTCGACAAATCCAACAGTACAGGTTCTCCGGCGCGCCAAGTATTGCTGGCGGCGATGCCTGCATCATGGCCCATTGAGGAGATCATGGCCATCAGTTGTAGGTTTTTCT GTACTTGGTGGTGCAGACTTGGTAGCGGTGATATCTTGGTTCAATTATATATCAACAATAGTGCAATGACTGAAAGATCATCAGTTCAAAATATATATGCAGAAG GAGGTTCAAAGATTGTCGTGGAGCAAGTTAAAGAGTTCAGTACACTTGCGTCAGTCGTCCATCATCTTCTGACATCTAGTATCGAAGTCTCTCCCCCCCTCGCCGCACACACAGACCGGGCGGTCGAGCACCTCCTCAAGTGA
- the LOC123069736 gene encoding uncharacterized protein isoform X6, which yields MKCHFRPAPGLMPDKFPQFSLDKSNSTGSPARQVLLAAMPASWPIEEIMAISCTWWCRLGSGDILVQLYINNSAMTERSSVQNIYAEGGSKIVVEQVKEFSTLASVVHHLLTSSIEVSPPLAAHTDRAVEHLLK from the exons ATGAAATGCCACTTCCGACCAGCACCTGGCCTGATGCC GGACAAGTTCCCTCAGTTTTCTCTCGACAAATCCAACAGTACAGGTTCTCCGGCGCGCCAAGTATTGCTGGCGGCGATGCCTGCATCATGGCCCATTGAGGAGATCATGGCCATCAGTT GTACTTGGTGGTGCAGACTTGGTAGCGGTGATATCTTGGTTCAATTATATATCAACAATAGTGCAATGACTGAAAGATCATCAGTTCAAAATATATATGCAGAAG GAGGTTCAAAGATTGTCGTGGAGCAAGTTAAAGAGTTCAGTACACTTGCGTCAGTCGTCCATCATCTTCTGACATCTAGTATCGAAGTCTCTCCCCCCCTCGCCGCACACACAGACCGGGCGGTCGAGCACCTCCTCAAGTGA
- the LOC123069736 gene encoding uncharacterized protein isoform X1, which produces MPLPTSTWPDACFFSGYWFPLKQMNYIVTLNCRDKFPQFSLDKSNSTGSPARQVLLAAMPASWPIEEIMAISCRFFCTWWCRLGSGDILVQLYINNSAMTERSSVQNIYAEGGSKIVVEQVKEFSTLASVVHHLLTSSIEVSPPLAAHTDRAVEHLLK; this is translated from the exons ATGCCACTTCCGACCAGCACCTGGCCTGATGCC TGTTTTTTCAGTGGTTATTGGTTTCCTCTTAAGCAGATGAACTACATTGTCACATTAAACTGCAGGGACAAGTTCCCTCAGTTTTCTCTCGACAAATCCAACAGTACAGGTTCTCCGGCGCGCCAAGTATTGCTGGCGGCGATGCCTGCATCATGGCCCATTGAGGAGATCATGGCCATCAGTTGTAGGTTTTTCT GTACTTGGTGGTGCAGACTTGGTAGCGGTGATATCTTGGTTCAATTATATATCAACAATAGTGCAATGACTGAAAGATCATCAGTTCAAAATATATATGCAGAAG GAGGTTCAAAGATTGTCGTGGAGCAAGTTAAAGAGTTCAGTACACTTGCGTCAGTCGTCCATCATCTTCTGACATCTAGTATCGAAGTCTCTCCCCCCCTCGCCGCACACACAGACCGGGCGGTCGAGCACCTCCTCAAGTGA
- the LOC123069736 gene encoding uncharacterized protein isoform X2 yields the protein MPLPTSTWPDACFFSGYWFPLKQMNYIVTLNCRDKFPQFSLDKSNSTGSPARQVLLAAMPASWPIEEIMAISCTWWCRLGSGDILVQLYINNSAMTERSSVQNIYAEGGSKIVVEQVKEFSTLASVVHHLLTSSIEVSPPLAAHTDRAVEHLLK from the exons ATGCCACTTCCGACCAGCACCTGGCCTGATGCC TGTTTTTTCAGTGGTTATTGGTTTCCTCTTAAGCAGATGAACTACATTGTCACATTAAACTGCAGGGACAAGTTCCCTCAGTTTTCTCTCGACAAATCCAACAGTACAGGTTCTCCGGCGCGCCAAGTATTGCTGGCGGCGATGCCTGCATCATGGCCCATTGAGGAGATCATGGCCATCAGTT GTACTTGGTGGTGCAGACTTGGTAGCGGTGATATCTTGGTTCAATTATATATCAACAATAGTGCAATGACTGAAAGATCATCAGTTCAAAATATATATGCAGAAG GAGGTTCAAAGATTGTCGTGGAGCAAGTTAAAGAGTTCAGTACACTTGCGTCAGTCGTCCATCATCTTCTGACATCTAGTATCGAAGTCTCTCCCCCCCTCGCCGCACACACAGACCGGGCGGTCGAGCACCTCCTCAAGTGA
- the LOC123069736 gene encoding uncharacterized protein isoform X3, with translation MPLPTSTWPDAMNYIVTLNCRDKFPQFSLDKSNSTGSPARQVLLAAMPASWPIEEIMAISCRFFCTWWCRLGSGDILVQLYINNSAMTERSSVQNIYAEGGSKIVVEQVKEFSTLASVVHHLLTSSIEVSPPLAAHTDRAVEHLLK, from the exons ATGCCACTTCCGACCAGCACCTGGCCTGATGCC ATGAACTACATTGTCACATTAAACTGCAGGGACAAGTTCCCTCAGTTTTCTCTCGACAAATCCAACAGTACAGGTTCTCCGGCGCGCCAAGTATTGCTGGCGGCGATGCCTGCATCATGGCCCATTGAGGAGATCATGGCCATCAGTTGTAGGTTTTTCT GTACTTGGTGGTGCAGACTTGGTAGCGGTGATATCTTGGTTCAATTATATATCAACAATAGTGCAATGACTGAAAGATCATCAGTTCAAAATATATATGCAGAAG GAGGTTCAAAGATTGTCGTGGAGCAAGTTAAAGAGTTCAGTACACTTGCGTCAGTCGTCCATCATCTTCTGACATCTAGTATCGAAGTCTCTCCCCCCCTCGCCGCACACACAGACCGGGCGGTCGAGCACCTCCTCAAGTGA
- the LOC123069736 gene encoding uncharacterized protein isoform X4, giving the protein MPLPTSTWPDAMNYIVTLNCRDKFPQFSLDKSNSTGSPARQVLLAAMPASWPIEEIMAISCTWWCRLGSGDILVQLYINNSAMTERSSVQNIYAEGGSKIVVEQVKEFSTLASVVHHLLTSSIEVSPPLAAHTDRAVEHLLK; this is encoded by the exons ATGCCACTTCCGACCAGCACCTGGCCTGATGCC ATGAACTACATTGTCACATTAAACTGCAGGGACAAGTTCCCTCAGTTTTCTCTCGACAAATCCAACAGTACAGGTTCTCCGGCGCGCCAAGTATTGCTGGCGGCGATGCCTGCATCATGGCCCATTGAGGAGATCATGGCCATCAGTT GTACTTGGTGGTGCAGACTTGGTAGCGGTGATATCTTGGTTCAATTATATATCAACAATAGTGCAATGACTGAAAGATCATCAGTTCAAAATATATATGCAGAAG GAGGTTCAAAGATTGTCGTGGAGCAAGTTAAAGAGTTCAGTACACTTGCGTCAGTCGTCCATCATCTTCTGACATCTAGTATCGAAGTCTCTCCCCCCCTCGCCGCACACACAGACCGGGCGGTCGAGCACCTCCTCAAGTGA
- the LOC123069737 gene encoding uncharacterized protein isoform X3: MGRAVTGRRHFFSNQIEQWFEVPQCVVRTSPCSPVRSPPPRSGTYLPLSSFSADEHGECLPVSTGSVRGISTPPSLNGSMVGQSGMRTRAARLWRRGSSCCSFSAVCCYGWLASTCLQEQPTPQLVIVPWRWERSAVLYGALFHGSRWSSAAVQLKNMCQAVLCFGQATTSVAPGQRHCASFCRVQY; encoded by the exons ATGGGAAGAGCAGTGACGGGGAGGCGACACTTCTTCTCCAACCAGATCGAGCAGTGGTTTGAGGTGCCCCAATGTGTCGTGCGTACCTCCCCTTGCTCCCCCGTTCGCTCACCGCCGCCAAGATCCG GCACCTACCTTCCTCTCTCGAGCTTCTCTGCAGATGAGCATGGGGAGTGCCTCCCTGTGAGCACCGGCTCCGTCCGCGGGATCTCAACTCCCCCCTCTCTCAATGGATCCATGGTGGGGCAGTCCGGCATGCGCACGCGTGCAGCACGGTTGTGGCGTCGAGGCAGCTCATGTTGTTCCTTCAG TGCAGTTTGTTGCTACGGGTGGCTGGCATCAACGTGCCTCCAGGAGCAGCCCACTCCTCAACTCGTCATAGTTCCCTGGCGGTGGGAGAGAAGTGCAGTGCTCTATGGTGCTCTCTTTCACGGGAGCAGGTGGTCATCCGCTGCGGTGCAGCTCAAAAACATGTGCCAGGCAGTTCTGTGCTTTGGCCAGGCGACGACGAGTGTTGCCCCCGGTCAACGCCATTGTGCCTCCTTCTGCCGAGTGCAGTACTGA
- the LOC123069737 gene encoding uncharacterized protein isoform X1 codes for MGRAVTGRRHFFSNQIEQWFEVPQCVVRTSPCSPVRSPPPRSGTYLPLSSFSADEHGECLPVSTGSVRGISTPPSLNGSMVGQSGMRTRAARLWRRGSSCCSFSLLLRVAGINVPPGAAHSSTRHSSLAVGEKCSALWCSLSREQVVIRCGAAQKHVPGSSVLWPGDDECCPRSTPLCLLLPSAVLTSLQYIFPVHAARNPPMCHAAKLLQFFCSFVPKFIWLCS; via the exons ATGGGAAGAGCAGTGACGGGGAGGCGACACTTCTTCTCCAACCAGATCGAGCAGTGGTTTGAGGTGCCCCAATGTGTCGTGCGTACCTCCCCTTGCTCCCCCGTTCGCTCACCGCCGCCAAGATCCG GCACCTACCTTCCTCTCTCGAGCTTCTCTGCAGATGAGCATGGGGAGTGCCTCCCTGTGAGCACCGGCTCCGTCCGCGGGATCTCAACTCCCCCCTCTCTCAATGGATCCATGGTGGGGCAGTCCGGCATGCGCACGCGTGCAGCACGGTTGTGGCGTCGAGGCAGCTCATGTTGTTCCTTCAG TTTGTTGCTACGGGTGGCTGGCATCAACGTGCCTCCAGGAGCAGCCCACTCCTCAACTCGTCATAGTTCCCTGGCGGTGGGAGAGAAGTGCAGTGCTCTATGGTGCTCTCTTTCACGGGAGCAGGTGGTCATCCGCTGCGGTGCAGCTCAAAAACATGTGCCAGGCAGTTCTGTGCTTTGGCCAGGCGACGACGAGTGTTGCCCCCGGTCAACGCCATTGTGCCTCCTTCTGCCGAGTGCAGTACTGACCTCACTACAGTACATATTTCCAGTGCATGCAGCTCGCAACCCGCCAATGTGCCATGCAGCAAAACTTCTgcagtttttttgttcttttgttcCAAAATTCATATGGTTGTGCtcataa
- the LOC123069737 gene encoding uncharacterized protein isoform X2, translating to MGRAVTGRRHFFSNQIEQWFEVPQCVVRTSPCSPVRSPPPRSGTYLPLSSFSADEHGECLPVSTGSVRGISTPPSLNGSMVGQSGMRTRAARLWRRGSSCCSFSLVCVRSAVCCYGWLASTCLQEQPTPQLVIVPWRWERSAVLYGALFHGSRWSSAAVQLKNMCQAVLCFGQATTSVAPGQRHCASFCRVQY from the exons ATGGGAAGAGCAGTGACGGGGAGGCGACACTTCTTCTCCAACCAGATCGAGCAGTGGTTTGAGGTGCCCCAATGTGTCGTGCGTACCTCCCCTTGCTCCCCCGTTCGCTCACCGCCGCCAAGATCCG GCACCTACCTTCCTCTCTCGAGCTTCTCTGCAGATGAGCATGGGGAGTGCCTCCCTGTGAGCACCGGCTCCGTCCGCGGGATCTCAACTCCCCCCTCTCTCAATGGATCCATGGTGGGGCAGTCCGGCATGCGCACGCGTGCAGCACGGTTGTGGCGTCGAGGCAGCTCATGTTGTTCCTTCAG CTTGGTTTGTGTGCGTAGTGCAGTTTGTTGCTACGGGTGGCTGGCATCAACGTGCCTCCAGGAGCAGCCCACTCCTCAACTCGTCATAGTTCCCTGGCGGTGGGAGAGAAGTGCAGTGCTCTATGGTGCTCTCTTTCACGGGAGCAGGTGGTCATCCGCTGCGGTGCAGCTCAAAAACATGTGCCAGGCAGTTCTGTGCTTTGGCCAGGCGACGACGAGTGTTGCCCCCGGTCAACGCCATTGTGCCTCCTTCTGCCGAGTGCAGTACTGA